A region of Aquarana catesbeiana isolate 2022-GZ linkage group LG08, ASM4218655v1, whole genome shotgun sequence DNA encodes the following proteins:
- the SPRN gene encoding shadow of prion protein, giving the protein MRISSALCWSVLLLVALLTQNVTAKGGRGGARGGARGSSRGTSRVRAKSSSRYGSFRVATGAAAAGAVAGAAAGMAGRRRWRYDDSSEDRVQGGNRTDEGIYSYRAWTSDAKTLSASLAITLTPLFTTSVKFYYF; this is encoded by the coding sequence ATGCGAATAAGTTCAGCTCTGTGTTGGTCAGTCCTGCTTTTAGTGGCACTTCTCACTCAAAATGTTACAGCCAAAGGCGGTCGAGGAGGAgcaagaggaggagccagaggaTCATCACGTGGAACATCTCGAGTTCGTGCAAAGAGCTCATCACGTTATGGTTCATTTAGGGTGGCTACGGGAGCAGCAGCTGCAGGCGCAGTGGCGGGAGCAGCAGCTGGAATGGCTGGAAGGAGAAGGTGGAGATATGATGACAGCTCAGAAGACAGGGTGCAGGGGGGTAACCGCACAGATGAAGGCATCTACAGCTACAGGGCATGGACCTCTGATGCTAAAACCCTCTCTGCAAGCCTTGCCATCACTTTGACCCCTCTTTTTACAACCAGTGTTAAGTTTTATTATTTCTAA